One window of Pseudomonas sp. ML2-2023-3 genomic DNA carries:
- a CDS encoding malic enzyme-like NAD(P)-binding protein — MSDLKTAALEYHAQPRPGKLSVELTKPTATARDLALAYSPGVAEPVREIARDPELAYKYTGKGNLVAVISDGTAILGLGNLGPLASKPVMEGKGVLFKRFAGIDVFDIEVDSESPQAFIDTVKRISITFGGINLEDIKAPECFEIERALIEQCDIPVFHDDQHGTAIVTAAGMINALEIAGKTLSDAKIVCLGAGAAAISCMKLLVSMGATIENIYMIDRTGVIHSGRDDLNQYKAVFAHATEKRTLADAMNGADVFVGLSGPNLLSAEDLLRMAPNPIVFACSNPDPEISPELAHATRDDVIMATGRSDYPNQVNNVLGFPFIFRGALDVRAKRINEEMKIAAANALRELAKLPVPQEVCDAYGGIKLEFGREYIIPKPMDVRLITLISDAVAKAAIETGVATLPYPKNYPLKSVDDVFNG, encoded by the coding sequence ATGTCTGATTTGAAAACCGCCGCTCTCGAATACCATGCCCAGCCCCGTCCAGGGAAACTGAGTGTCGAGCTCACCAAACCTACCGCTACAGCCCGCGATCTAGCGCTGGCTTACAGCCCGGGTGTAGCCGAACCAGTACGCGAAATCGCCCGCGACCCTGAACTTGCCTACAAATACACTGGCAAAGGCAACCTGGTAGCCGTGATTTCCGATGGCACCGCTATTCTGGGCTTGGGTAACCTCGGCCCATTGGCCTCCAAGCCTGTTATGGAAGGCAAAGGCGTGTTGTTCAAGCGCTTTGCCGGTATCGATGTATTCGATATCGAAGTTGACTCCGAGAGCCCACAGGCTTTCATCGACACCGTAAAACGCATCTCCATCACCTTCGGCGGCATCAACCTCGAAGACATCAAGGCACCTGAGTGCTTTGAGATCGAACGTGCTCTGATCGAGCAGTGCGATATTCCTGTATTCCACGATGACCAGCACGGCACCGCTATCGTGACCGCGGCCGGCATGATCAACGCCCTGGAAATCGCTGGCAAGACCCTGTCTGACGCCAAGATCGTTTGCCTGGGCGCCGGTGCAGCAGCCATCTCCTGCATGAAGTTGCTGGTGAGCATGGGTGCAACCATCGAAAACATCTACATGATCGACCGCACCGGCGTGATCCACTCCGGCCGTGACGATCTGAACCAGTACAAGGCGGTATTCGCCCACGCAACCGAGAAGCGCACCCTGGCTGACGCCATGAACGGCGCAGACGTGTTCGTTGGTCTGTCGGGTCCGAACCTGCTGAGCGCTGAAGACTTGCTGCGCATGGCACCTAACCCGATCGTGTTCGCGTGCTCGAACCCTGATCCGGAAATCTCGCCGGAACTGGCTCACGCCACCCGTGACGACGTGATCATGGCCACCGGTCGTTCGGACTACCCGAACCAGGTCAACAACGTACTGGGCTTCCCGTTCATCTTCCGTGGTGCTCTGGACGTTCGCGCCAAGCGCATCAACGAAGAAATGAAAATCGCAGCGGCCAATGCGCTTCGTGAACTGGCCAAACTGCCAGTGCCACAAGAAGTGTGTGACGCCTACGGCGGCATCAAGCTGGAATTCGGTCGTGAATACATCATCCCGAAACCAATGGACGTGCGCCTGATCACCCTGATCTCCGACGCAGTTGCCAAAGCGGCTATCGAGACCGGTGTTGCAACCCTGCCATACCCGAAGAACTACCCGCTCAAAAGCGTTGATGACGTCTTCAACGGCTAA
- a CDS encoding penicillin-binding protein 1A gives MRLLKFFGWSFVAVFCGLLLVLSGAFLYLSPGLPSVESLRSIQLQIPLRVYTSDGKLIAEFGEMRRSPIKFADIPPNFINALLSAEDDNFANHYGVDPSSLMRAATQLVKSGHIQSGGSTITMQVAKNYFLSSERSFSRKTNEILLALEIERELTKDEILELYVNKIYLGNRAYGIEAAAQVYYGKSIRDLSLAQMAMIAGLPKAPSRFNPLANSVRSKERRDWILGRMYKLGKIDQASYEAAVAEPVNASYHVPTPEVSAPYIAEMARAEMVGRYGSEAYTEGFRVTTTVPSDLQELANTAVHEGLIAYDQRHGYRGPESRLPGKTLAVWTQELAKQRAISGLEPAIVTQVDKDGLQVLTRTGEVHVSWNTMKWARKFLNTNSMGPMPKQPSDVAQVGDLIRVQPQTDGSYKFSQVPTVQGALVSLDPNNGAIRSLVGGFAFEQSNYNRAMQAKRQPGSSFKPFIYSAALDNGYTAATLVNDAPIVFVDEYLDKVWRPKNDTNTFLGPIRVREALYKSRNLVSIRLLQSLGVDRTVDYISKFGFNKQDLPRNLSLALGTATLTPMEIATGWSTFANGGYKITPYLIDKIESRNAETLFVANPPSVPKAAGKDVPPEAAALTIDTINAAPGLPTVETQAVAERIVDGRTTYILTSMLQDVIKLGTGRRALALGRTDLAGKTGTTNESKDAWFSGYNADYVTTVWTGFDQPESLGRREYGGTVALPIWMTYMGGALKGKPAHTLPEPEGILSLRIDPLSGRIASPGTPGAYFELFKSEDTPPTNSELGNSVAPGSPLPADDGAPIDLF, from the coding sequence ATTCGTCTGCTGAAGTTTTTCGGGTGGTCTTTCGTTGCTGTGTTCTGCGGGCTGTTGCTCGTGTTGAGCGGCGCGTTTCTCTATCTTAGTCCTGGCTTGCCGTCCGTAGAGTCGTTGAGAAGCATCCAGTTGCAGATTCCTTTGCGGGTCTACACCAGCGACGGAAAGTTGATCGCAGAGTTTGGCGAAATGCGCCGCTCTCCAATCAAGTTCGCCGACATTCCCCCCAATTTCATCAATGCCCTGCTCTCTGCAGAAGATGACAACTTCGCCAATCATTACGGGGTTGATCCCAGTAGCCTGATGCGTGCCGCTACCCAACTGGTAAAAAGCGGACACATACAATCAGGTGGCAGCACCATCACCATGCAGGTGGCGAAGAACTATTTCCTGTCCAGCGAGCGCAGCTTTTCGCGCAAAACCAACGAGATCCTGCTGGCACTGGAAATCGAACGCGAACTGACCAAGGACGAAATCCTTGAGCTGTATGTGAACAAGATTTACCTGGGTAACCGCGCTTACGGCATCGAAGCCGCTGCGCAGGTTTACTACGGCAAGTCGATCCGCGACCTCAGCCTGGCGCAGATGGCCATGATTGCCGGCCTGCCCAAGGCCCCTTCGCGCTTTAATCCACTGGCCAATTCGGTACGCAGCAAAGAGCGCCGCGACTGGATCCTGGGCCGCATGTACAAGCTGGGCAAGATTGATCAGGCCAGCTACGAAGCTGCTGTCGCAGAGCCCGTAAACGCCAGCTACCACGTGCCAACCCCGGAAGTGAGCGCGCCTTACATCGCTGAAATGGCCCGGGCCGAAATGGTCGGACGCTATGGTAGCGAGGCTTACACCGAAGGTTTCCGCGTCACAACAACGGTGCCAAGCGACCTTCAGGAGCTCGCCAACACTGCAGTTCACGAAGGTCTGATTGCCTATGACCAGCGCCACGGCTATCGAGGCCCCGAGTCGCGCCTGCCGGGCAAGACCCTGGCCGTCTGGACTCAAGAGCTGGCCAAGCAACGGGCAATCAGCGGCCTGGAGCCTGCAATCGTGACCCAGGTCGACAAGGACGGCCTGCAAGTGCTGACCCGCACCGGCGAAGTTCACGTTTCCTGGAACACCATGAAATGGGCACGCAAGTTCCTCAATACCAACAGCATGGGCCCAATGCCCAAGCAGCCCTCGGATGTCGCTCAGGTCGGCGACCTGATTCGCGTGCAGCCGCAGACCGATGGCAGCTACAAGTTCAGCCAGGTGCCCACCGTACAAGGTGCGCTGGTATCCCTGGACCCGAACAACGGTGCTATCCGCTCACTGGTGGGAGGCTTTGCCTTCGAGCAGAGCAACTACAACCGTGCGATGCAAGCCAAACGCCAGCCAGGCTCAAGCTTCAAGCCTTTCATTTACAGCGCCGCGCTGGATAACGGCTACACCGCCGCCACTCTGGTGAACGATGCACCGATCGTGTTTGTAGACGAGTACCTGGACAAGGTCTGGCGTCCAAAGAACGACACCAACACATTCCTCGGCCCGATTCGCGTGCGAGAGGCCCTGTACAAATCTCGCAACCTGGTCTCGATCCGCTTGCTGCAAAGCCTGGGTGTCGACCGCACCGTCGACTACATCAGCAAGTTTGGTTTCAACAAGCAGGACCTGCCGCGCAACCTGTCGCTGGCCTTGGGTACTGCAACCCTGACGCCTATGGAGATCGCTACCGGCTGGAGCACATTCGCCAACGGTGGTTACAAAATCACGCCGTATCTGATCGACAAGATCGAAAGCCGCAACGCCGAGACCCTGTTCGTGGCCAACCCGCCAAGCGTGCCCAAAGCCGCAGGCAAGGATGTGCCGCCAGAAGCTGCAGCGCTGACCATCGACACCATCAATGCAGCACCCGGCCTGCCTACCGTCGAGACGCAAGCGGTGGCCGAACGCATTGTTGACGGCCGCACCACTTACATTCTCACCAGCATGCTGCAGGACGTGATCAAGCTCGGTACTGGTCGCCGCGCCCTGGCGCTGGGACGCACCGACCTGGCGGGCAAAACCGGTACGACCAACGAGTCCAAGGATGCATGGTTCTCAGGCTACAACGCCGATTACGTGACTACCGTATGGACCGGCTTTGACCAACCTGAAAGCCTCGGCCGTCGGGAATATGGTGGCACCGTAGCCCTGCCGATCTGGATGACCTACATGGGTGGCGCGCTCAAGGGCAAGCCGGCTCATACGTTGCCTGAGCCCGAAGGCATCCTCAGCTTGCGGATTGACCCGTTAAGTGGCCGTATCGCTTCCCCTGGAACGCCAGGCGCCTACTTTGAGCTGTTCAAGAGCGAAGATACGCCGCCGACCAACAGCGAACTGGGCAACAGCGTAGCGCCTGGCAGCCCGCTGCCGGCAGATGATGGGGCTCCAATAGATCTCTTCTGA
- the pilM gene encoding type IV pilus assembly protein PilM — protein sequence MPGFLPRTRHRCLGVDISQQAIKIVELSRSQGRLKLQGYAIEPLPAGLTELQTGAESKSVVQVLLGALEKAAVVTRDAIVGMPDGQVICKTLEIEAGLNEVELELHVRLEAEPYIPYALDDVALDFEVEDVSSTHPGRVRVQMAACRQEALEWHRSVLTGAGLTPRVVAVQAHALACGVEAMTAGMALQGAVAVLDLATHAALLSVVYQGQVVYYRELLPEHGDTEAHGFESRVSGHLERGLELFFQSGVEGTIDMIILAGKAAATPGLSQWVEARLGRPVRAANPFMGMNVEPGLAPEALLCDAPVLLTACGLALRGFD from the coding sequence GTGCCCGGATTTCTTCCCAGAACACGCCATCGCTGTCTCGGCGTTGATATCAGCCAGCAAGCAATCAAAATCGTCGAACTGAGCCGCTCCCAAGGTCGGCTCAAGCTCCAGGGTTATGCCATAGAACCGCTGCCAGCCGGGCTTACGGAACTTCAGACCGGCGCCGAGTCCAAAAGTGTCGTTCAAGTGCTCCTCGGGGCGCTGGAAAAAGCTGCCGTTGTGACCCGTGATGCGATTGTCGGGATGCCTGATGGGCAAGTCATCTGCAAAACCCTGGAGATCGAGGCGGGTTTGAATGAAGTCGAGCTTGAACTTCATGTACGACTGGAAGCGGAGCCATACATTCCTTATGCGCTGGATGACGTGGCGCTTGATTTCGAGGTTGAAGACGTTTCATCGACCCATCCCGGACGGGTCCGCGTGCAGATGGCGGCGTGCCGCCAAGAGGCTCTTGAGTGGCATCGTTCGGTCTTGACCGGCGCAGGCCTGACCCCTCGGGTGGTTGCTGTCCAGGCCCATGCCCTGGCGTGCGGGGTTGAGGCAATGACAGCGGGCATGGCGCTGCAAGGTGCAGTGGCAGTACTCGACCTTGCAACCCATGCAGCGCTGTTGAGCGTTGTGTACCAAGGGCAGGTTGTTTACTACCGCGAGTTGCTCCCTGAGCACGGAGACACAGAGGCGCACGGATTCGAAAGCAGGGTGTCCGGGCATCTGGAGCGCGGGCTGGAGCTGTTTTTTCAGTCCGGCGTTGAAGGCACGATCGACATGATCATATTGGCTGGCAAGGCGGCAGCGACTCCGGGGCTGAGTCAGTGGGTTGAAGCCCGGCTCGGAAGGCCTGTACGCGCCGCCAATCCCTTTATGGGCATGAACGTTGAGCCTGGGCTCGCACCTGAAGCCTTGCTCTGCGATGCTCCTGTGTTGTTGACTGCCTGCGGTCTGGCCTTGAGGGGGTTTGATTGA
- a CDS encoding lipase family protein, with the protein MIDERGAGEPYAGLVYELVDREGKKHSGHLDATGGGEVGNHLVEPVAITFRQLYSGRNDVYSRLIHRKHYPLKITELQVRAEHTRYLNKNGARTQHKPLPIDACTDYFQVEVRHLVEHVSHLPPMVDCHHPLERGPLGVSLAVGRHALLEVRPLRALCPLLSTDSQFCALNLYQLALMATLSNCPFEHATGKSRVTTPCAELSMGDWQVSPEQAKSYYPLYEEVAYSRRLEIVPFDPVLYPVNNPLGGADQQTPASVHFRGDIRFGSKGTSAQTFVTHNDKVILIAVRGTCSWSDLLQDADAPQVPFEEGEGKVHGGFYEAARQAFELVDAYLDKFHAGQKVLVCGHSQGGAIGLILAQMLRLRRTCDVRLYTYGAPRAADGAFVNAASGLVHQRMVNHHDSIPSVPGSWMNSPLSAYRAGSVLSFTNVPAGFGVFVAGLSQLLGEPYQHHGTLRHFMPVEFGQGQVSHVMWGPLSDTVTQHAVSHAMLEQKIGVPESDGLLKQRVDVGQQFMVDSYIPSSWAVLRRSQQALNAHCSLVTEREVLFVDQALEHVAQQLRAHYREVMTRADGVFEQQVRVMNLLMREMGNVQKTREGLYQLRFRVPSRRDVYGGFAQHCDVLAESLARWEAHAESTRIDQLAMAPVAEMLDGTGPLKYMLA; encoded by the coding sequence TTGATTGACGAGCGAGGCGCAGGTGAGCCCTATGCAGGGTTGGTCTATGAGCTCGTAGACAGGGAAGGAAAGAAGCACAGCGGCCATCTGGATGCCACTGGAGGCGGTGAGGTTGGCAATCATCTTGTAGAGCCAGTTGCCATCACGTTCAGGCAGTTATATAGCGGTCGCAATGATGTGTATTCGCGGCTAATCCATCGCAAGCATTACCCCCTCAAGATTACCGAGCTTCAGGTCAGGGCCGAGCACACCCGATACCTCAATAAAAACGGCGCCCGCACGCAGCATAAACCGCTACCTATCGATGCCTGTACCGATTACTTCCAGGTTGAAGTCCGACACCTTGTCGAGCATGTTTCGCACTTGCCGCCTATGGTCGATTGTCACCACCCCCTTGAACGCGGCCCACTTGGGGTATCCCTGGCGGTCGGTCGTCATGCCTTGCTGGAAGTTCGGCCCTTGCGAGCCTTGTGCCCGTTGCTGTCTACCGATTCGCAGTTTTGCGCGCTGAATCTTTACCAGTTGGCATTGATGGCCACGTTGAGCAATTGTCCTTTCGAGCACGCCACAGGCAAGTCGCGAGTGACCACGCCCTGTGCGGAGTTGAGCATGGGGGACTGGCAGGTCAGCCCGGAGCAAGCCAAGTCCTATTACCCGCTGTATGAAGAGGTGGCGTACTCCAGACGACTGGAAATTGTTCCTTTTGACCCTGTGCTGTATCCGGTCAATAACCCTCTTGGTGGGGCGGATCAGCAGACCCCGGCCAGTGTGCATTTTCGCGGTGATATTCGTTTTGGATCAAAAGGTACAAGTGCACAAACCTTTGTGACCCATAACGACAAAGTCATTTTGATTGCTGTTCGAGGCACCTGCTCCTGGTCCGACCTCTTGCAGGATGCCGATGCCCCTCAAGTGCCGTTTGAAGAAGGCGAGGGAAAGGTGCATGGCGGTTTTTACGAAGCTGCACGGCAGGCGTTTGAGCTTGTTGATGCTTATCTGGATAAATTCCATGCCGGGCAAAAAGTACTGGTCTGCGGTCACAGCCAGGGAGGGGCAATTGGTTTGATCCTTGCGCAGATGCTGCGTTTGCGCCGGACTTGCGACGTACGGCTCTACACCTATGGAGCTCCTCGTGCAGCAGATGGGGCCTTCGTCAATGCAGCCAGTGGGCTGGTGCATCAGCGCATGGTCAACCATCACGACTCGATCCCCAGTGTCCCTGGAAGCTGGATGAACAGCCCGTTATCGGCTTATCGCGCAGGTTCGGTGCTCAGCTTTACGAATGTGCCTGCAGGTTTTGGGGTGTTTGTGGCAGGCCTGAGCCAATTGCTTGGGGAGCCTTATCAGCATCACGGAACCTTGCGTCACTTCATGCCGGTGGAGTTTGGTCAGGGGCAGGTGTCGCATGTGATGTGGGGGCCGTTGAGCGATACCGTCACCCAGCATGCTGTGAGTCACGCGATGCTTGAGCAAAAAATCGGCGTGCCAGAATCCGATGGGCTGCTCAAGCAACGGGTCGACGTTGGCCAGCAGTTCATGGTCGACAGTTACATTCCGAGCAGTTGGGCGGTTCTGCGTCGAAGCCAGCAAGCGCTGAATGCCCATTGCTCGCTGGTGACGGAGCGTGAAGTACTGTTTGTGGATCAGGCACTTGAACACGTCGCCCAACAACTGCGGGCTCACTACCGTGAGGTAATGACGCGGGCCGACGGTGTATTTGAACAGCAGGTGCGAGTCATGAATCTGTTGATGCGCGAGATGGGCAACGTCCAGAAAACCCGCGAGGGGCTATACCAATTGAGGTTCAGGGTGCCCAGTCGCAGAGATGTATATGGAGGGTTCGCGCAGCACTGCGATGTCCTGGCCGAAAGCCTGGCGCGCTGGGAGGCACACGCCGAAAGTACCCGTATCGATCAGCTGGCCATGGCGCCGGTAGCTGAGATGCTCGACGGGACTGGTCCCTTGAAGTACATGCTCGCTTGA
- a CDS encoding thermonuclease family protein, with the protein MTLSSLSGLVRLLKKASLAGAFFMPAIWFSGAWAAPLCPAPGAVSYALVERVSDGDTLRLKDGRSVRMIGINAPETGKKGQSAEPFADAAHKRLQALVARSDGRVGLLVGTQAQDRYGRTLAHVFGADGSNLEAQLLADGLGYQVAIAPNVALLDCQQAAERSARAAGLGLWRQSPVLAPQQISRSGFALVGGKVDKVQRNRGGLWIDMQGGLVLHIAPNQLANFDQKTLAGLQGKQVEARGWVLDRSRRGGLKEGQARWMLSLTHPGMLKVAAH; encoded by the coding sequence ATGACCTTGAGCAGCCTTTCGGGTCTGGTCAGGTTATTGAAAAAGGCGTCCCTTGCGGGCGCCTTTTTTATGCCTGCGATTTGGTTTTCCGGCGCTTGGGCTGCGCCGCTTTGCCCGGCCCCTGGCGCTGTTTCCTACGCGTTGGTAGAGCGCGTGTCCGACGGCGACACCTTGCGTCTGAAGGATGGTCGCAGCGTGCGCATGATCGGTATCAATGCTCCTGAAACAGGTAAGAAAGGCCAGTCCGCCGAGCCTTTTGCTGACGCAGCCCACAAACGCCTGCAAGCGCTGGTTGCGCGCAGCGATGGCCGGGTCGGGCTGTTGGTGGGTACGCAGGCCCAGGACCGTTATGGTCGTACCCTGGCCCATGTGTTTGGTGCTGATGGCAGCAATCTAGAAGCCCAGCTTCTGGCAGATGGCCTGGGGTATCAGGTGGCGATAGCGCCCAATGTCGCACTGCTCGATTGTCAGCAAGCGGCTGAGCGCAGTGCCCGGGCAGCAGGCCTGGGGCTTTGGCGGCAATCGCCGGTGCTGGCGCCGCAGCAAATCAGCCGTTCAGGCTTTGCTCTGGTGGGCGGTAAGGTCGACAAGGTGCAGCGCAATCGTGGGGGGCTTTGGATCGATATGCAGGGTGGTTTGGTGCTGCATATTGCACCCAATCAGTTGGCCAATTTCGATCAGAAAACCCTTGCTGGCCTGCAAGGTAAACAGGTCGAGGCCAGAGGCTGGGTGCTGGATCGTTCGCGTCGAGGCGGGTTAAAGGAAGGGCAGGCGCGCTGGATGTTGTCTTTGACTCATCCGGGGATGCTGAAAGTGGCAGCGCATTAA
- the rpmE gene encoding 50S ribosomal protein L31, which produces MKADIHPAYETILVTCSCGNKFETRSNLCKPLGTDVCNECHPFYTGKQKTLDIGGRVDRFKTRFGAFGAKAAAPAAEAEKAAE; this is translated from the coding sequence ATGAAAGCCGATATCCATCCAGCGTACGAAACAATCCTGGTAACTTGCAGCTGCGGCAACAAGTTCGAAACTCGTTCGAACCTGTGCAAGCCACTGGGCACTGACGTATGCAACGAGTGCCACCCGTTCTACACCGGTAAGCAGAAGACTCTGGACATTGGCGGTCGTGTTGATCGCTTCAAGACTCGTTTTGGTGCTTTCGGCGCTAAAGCAGCAGCTCCAGCAGCAGAAGCAGAAAAAGCAGCCGAGTAA